From Thamnophis elegans isolate rThaEle1 chromosome 12, rThaEle1.pri, whole genome shotgun sequence, one genomic window encodes:
- the LOC116515950 gene encoding endothelin receptor type B-like, protein MGRHLTTLVLASCLILSVSSQTANSFKDSTISLEILGEDPTFKIIQAGVFPDQQLPSNQSKDFSGDATPQGPLPVMCTKPTEIREAFKYINTFVSCTIFIVGIIGNSTLLRIIYKNKCMRNGPNVLIASLALGDLFYILIALPVNMYKLLAEDWPFGVQICKLVPFIQKASVGITVLSLCALSIDRYRAVASWSRIQGIGIPMWKAVEVTFIWVVAIILAIPEAIAFDLVKLDYREQIHWVCLLAPEQTSSFMTFYQDVKDWWLFGFYFCLPLACTGVFYSLMSCEMLSKSNGMRLALNDHMKRRREVAKTVFCLVVIFALCWLPLHLSRILKKTIYDPQDVDRCELLSFLLVMDYFGINMASLNSCINPVALYFVSRKFKNCFQSCLCCWCQRPTLGILPTDDKGSVGKWKANGQELDRSSSHFSNKCSSA, encoded by the exons TGGGTAGACATCTCACTACTCTAGTGTTGGCCTCCTGCCTGATCTTGAGTGTCTCCAGCCAGACGGCCAACAGCTTCAAAGACAGCACCATATCTTTAGAGATTCTGGGAGAAGATCCAACTTTCAAGATAATCCAAGCAGGTGTCTTCCCAGATCAGCAACTCCCCTCCAACCAGTCGAAGGACTTTTCTGGAGATGCCACCCCACAAGGTCCTCTACCAGTCATGTGTACGAAGCCAACAGAAATCCGGGAAGCCTTCAAGTACATCAACACATTTGTCTCTTGTACTATCTTCATCGTGGGCATCATTGGAAATTCCACCCTGCTCAGGATCATCTATAAGAATAAGTGCATGAGAAATGGGCCTAATGTCCTCATTGCCAGCCTAGCCCTTGGAGACCTCTTCTACATCCTCATTGCTTTGCCCGTAAATATGtataag CTTCTTGCAGAAGATTGGCCTTTTGGGGTGCAGATCTGCAAACTGGTGCCATTCATACAGAAGGCCTCTGTCGGCATCACCGTCCTAAGCCTTTGTGCTCTCAGCATAGACCG GTACCGAGCTGTGGCTTCCTGGAGCCGGATCCAGGGCATTGGGATCCCCATGTGGAAGGCAGTGGAGGTGACCTTCATTTGGGTCGTGGCCATCATCCTGGCTATCCCAGAAGCCATCGCTTTTGACTTGGTGAAACTGGATTACAGGGAACAGATCCACTGGGTTTGCTTGCTGGCTCCCGAGCAAACCTCCAGCTTTATGACG TTTTACCAGGATGTGAAAGACTGGTGGCTCTTTGGGTTTTACTTCTGCCTGCCTTTGGCCTGCACTGGGGTCTTCTACTCCCTCATGTCTTGCGAGATGTTGAGCAAGAGCAACGGCATGAGGTTGGCCCTCAATGATCACATGAAACGG CGCCGAGAAGTGGCCAAGACAGTGTTCTGTCTCGTGGTTATATTTGCCCTCTGCTGGCTTCCTCTTCATCTCAGTAGGATCCTCAAGAAAACCATCTATGACCCACAAGATGTGGATAGATGTGAGCTGCTTAG TTTCCTTCTGGTTATGGATTACTTCGGCATCAACATGGCCTCTCTCAATTCCTGCATCAACCCTGTGGCTCTCTATTTTGTTAGCCGGAAATTTAAGAATTGCTTTCAG TCCTGCCTTTGTTGTTGGTGCCAACGGCCAACGCTGGGCATCCTCCCAACAGATGACAAGGGATCGGTGGGAAAATGGAAAGCCAACGGGCAGGAACTCGACCGGAGCAGTTCTCACTTCAGTAACAAGTGCAGTTCAGCTTAG